TTCATCCCAAAAAGATTATTTCCTTTTTTAGCTACTGAAGATGTTCCCCAACCACTTTCTAAAGAAGCTTGAGCTATTACTAATGAAACTGGTGGAACTACCATCTTATTTAACAACTCATTATAATCCTTACTCTTAACCTTATACTTTACAAAAAGATTTTCTGCTGTTTTTTTCTCTTCTAAAGTTATTGTTCCTCTATCTAGAATTTTTTTTATAAATTCCTTTTCTCCTTTTATCTCATCCTCTACTTTTTCTATAATAGGTACAAGAGTTTGGATAAATACTTTTTTTCTCTCTTTTCCTTGAACTACACTAAAATCTATTTTCTTATTTAGATAGAACTGCTTATTTTTTAATTGCTCTTCATTGATGTTGTTTACAGCAAAAATATTCATTCCTAAGAAAATAAGCATTATAAACACTTTAAACTTTCTCAATTTTTCCCTCCATAAATAAAATTTAATTTTAATAACAATATACTTTGTGAACTACTCCCACCTATAGAGGTGGGAGCTTCGTAATTACTCATTAGAGTAATTCTAAAGAAGTTTGATAGCTAAGCTATCTTTATTCTTGTAGGTGTGTCCACTACACCTCTACTGTATAGGACTTCTAAGTCCACTACATTACTTTTTTTTA
The DNA window shown above is from Fusobacterium varium and carries:
- a CDS encoding glucosaminidase domain-containing protein, with protein sequence MLIFLGMNIFAVNNINEEQLKNKQFYLNKKIDFSVVQGKERKKVFIQTLVPIIEKVEDEIKGEKEFIKKILDRGTITLEEKKTAENLFVKYKVKSKDYNELLNKMVVPPVSLVIAQASLESGWGTSSVAKKGNNLFGMKSFSKDPKNSVKVGKKTYYKKYETIDDSVKDYILTLARHGAYKQLRTAIVNGENSLKLVKHLNSYSEIKEEYGRKLSTIIRVNNLLEHDA